CGGGGACTCCTAGCATGGACCACCCCCAAACACAGCCATTGTCACCTTATGGATCCCTGGCACACAGTCCCCATCACCTCGGGGACACCCAGCccgcagcacccccagcacGCTGATCCTTCCCTCATGTCCTGGTGACAAACCAGAGAGGGGTTGGGACAGAGGGCGGACTGTCAGATGCCACCACCCCAGCCAGGTTTGCAGTTTTGGGGACATCAAGGCGCTGCTGGCACCTCTCAAAGGCAAGAAGTGCTTTTGCTTCCCAGACATGGGAGATGGGGATGTGTGTGATGGAAGCGCAATATCCCATCTGACCCTGCCCTCTGGCTGTTCAGAACCATTCCCCTGgcactccatgcccttgtccaaaatccctctgcagctctcttggagcccctttaggcactgaaaggggctctaaggtctccctggagccttctcttctccacaTGAACACCCCCTGCTCTACCAGCCTGGCTCCATAGGAAACATCAGGGCACTCCCAGCTCTCAGAGCCATCCTTCCTTGCCCAGGCCACTCAGATTCCTGAGAAATAAAGCTGCTGTCCACCCacccagctgcttcccagcaccctgcagggTGCCCCGTGGTGGGCTCTTGCCATGGCTTCACCAgtaccagcagctccagcacccagctctgctcagagtcCACCACAGCACAGAGTGAATCCATCAGGCCACTTCAGGCTCCTCTCATTGCCACACAGAGATGCTATTTCAGCTAATCCACAAAACCCCAATCCTTTCAGCTCCTACCTGCCTTGCCACATTCCATTGGGGTTAGAACAGTggctcccagagccccccaggtAGGACCCCAACCCCACCTgcccctgagcctccccagCGTTACAGCCCTGCCCACACCCAGCTCCATCCAGGGCTGCCGTGCTGCTCCCAATCAGTGCTTGGAGGACACCAGCAGGGcgaaggagaaggagaaaaacgGCATCAACACGTTCACTGGCACTGGGAAGGAGGGCCAGGAATGTAAACGCAGCCCAGAGCTAGTCCGAAAATGGTAACAGCTGGAAAGGAGGGCTGGAAAGTTTGTTCATTGGGATCTGAGATCCTAGCCAGGCTCCCAGCATCCAGCCCAGCCAAAATaccctgccctcagcagctctgctgcatttgCAGTCCTGGATTGAAATTTTAACacttttgaaatttattttaattctctgtTTTAAGATCCCAAATCAGTATCTAGAAGCCCCTTAGGGAGGAGCGCACCAAAACCCAGGGATTCACACACACATCTCCTCACTACAGGGGCTTTGATAGCTGGGATTAACACattaaaaacacccaaaaatcTGGGAGGGAACCAGTTGTCACTGGCATTGCACGGCCTAAACCAGATTCAGggaacagcagctcccaaaCGCCTCGTCAGCAATTTTCCTCGCCGTGTTCCTCTCCGTACGCACGCTCCAGATTTCCCTGACTCTGCAGAATTAAACTGCTGCAATATGAGCACAATCCACGGGAGGTCATGGCAGGACCACTCCGAGTGCAGCCAAAGCAGGGTGCTCCAGGAGGGCCCCCCCAAACCCTTGGAAACACCCCCCAGCCTCACCCCTGGGATGTGAATGCTTTGGGAATGTGATGTGCTGCTCTGGTatttcacacacacagctgaggTGCCCTCAGGGGATGATTCCCCAAGTGATGCTGGAGGTTTGCTGAGGCACCCACAAAAATTTGGGGGCACCCTCTGTAGCCAGAGGGAGGGGACAGACATCCCATTGCTGCCTCTCCCTCATCACCCTAGCGGGGGAAAAGAACTTTGCTGCTCAGACCCCTCCCCAATTACAGTAGATGGTATAAAAGAGttaaaaaatggtttaaaaattttgaaaatatattacAATGCGATATATTAACATACATTAATGGTCTCCTGCCCCTGAAGGCTTCAAGGCCAAGGTTGGTGggcaccttccaccagaccatgttgctccaagtcccatccaaaAAGTCCTTGAAGACTTCCAGGGCTGAGATCAGGACAAATTATCAGTTGGGTGCAGTTTTGCACATGGAAGACCTATGGGAAAATCAGgtttctctgtgtgtgacaTTTTGCAATTTAACCCTCAGCTGCTGGTTCTGGGTTTgacccttccctgctctctggaCACGACTGGGAGAGAGCCCATGAGGGGAGTTTGCtccaaagggaagggaaaaccctccccaccccctgAATCACAGTCCAAACCACCTTGATTTAGTAGAACCAAAATCTTTATTGATCTCAGTGTAACAGCAACCACTGACGAGAGCTTTTCTCCTCCCAAACACCTGCTTGAAGAGACGGTACTAAACAACAGAAATCCCAAACGGAGCCCCTGACTAGCAGAGGAACACCCCGGCGAGGCCAGGCactcctccctgctcagcccccagCCCGCTTACAAAAGAGAGCCTTTGGGCAGAAAAGTTTCTCGGATGGGGAACGGACACAGGGAGGTTGGGAAAGGGGgtatttagagaaaaaaaaatacagaaaaaggtTTCCCTCCGGCTCCTGTCCATTAAGTCATGTTGTCCTTGGATATGGTCTGATTGTTTCTGGCTAGCAGAGCAGGTTTTTCCCgaaaggagcagctgtgcttgAGGGCGCCAGCTCCCTGCATCCTCTGCCAAGGATGTCCTCgccccctgcccctccctcGATCCGAGGGCCTAACCGAACTCCTAGGATCTTGGCttcaaggaaaatatatttatttctatataatatatatatttgtgtgtgtctCATcaccacccacccacccacacgGCCACTCGCACTCACTCACTCGTGCACCCACGGCTGCCACGCTCACCTCACCTCCCATGCCAGGGCAAGGATGGCAAAGACAACCCCATcgcctggggctgtgcttttgcttctgcctcccccacccccaaaaCGAGGGGCAGCCCCCCCTCCCTGtgagaaaagcagctggaagaTGGGAGCTGGCCACCAGCGCTGTGCCAAATACACCTAGAGAAATAAATTACGGGATGGAAAGTGCACAAAGCCTGTGGGGTGTCCCGCTCCCCAGCACGGGTAACGAGGTGTGGGGAGACCCCAGCGAGGGAGGGACCATGGATGGAGCAGGCACTCAGGTGGGGGCTGATAAAATGGCACTTGAGAAGGTTGCAGAGCTGGTGATGGCTCCCAACAGTAAAAAATCCCAACAGTAAAAAATCAGAACTGGGGGGCTGGTGGGACTGGGGGGCGCGGCCGTGCCCAGCGCTGCTGGTCAGGGCAAGAGTCACACGGAGAGAGGGGCAAAAAGAAACCCCATCTCCAGGGGAGGTATAAGATGGCTATGCCATGCCAGGCTGGCAAAGGGGAGGTCGATGTGGAAATGCTTCATCCACGACAGCACAATCCAGCTGGGAGAAATGCCATCCTGAGAGCTGAGGGTGGCATCGATGGCAGCGCCCTGCGAGGGGGGAAAGCGCCCCATCCCTGCGTGTCTGGcgagcccccacagcccccagggacacccagcgATTCCTGAGACATCCAACGGTGCCAGAGGGATCTCCCCCTGTAGGATTCACATTTTAAAGGGCTGGGGGGTAAAAAATCCCAAGCACTACAAAGCACTTTCCCAGAGGCACTCGGCCCCAGCCCATACAAAGTCGTTGGGGGTGAGGTGCCCCTTTTTAGtaccaaaaataaaagcaagggGGTCTTATAAAACATGGCTACATTGCTGTGAGTCCTGGCTGGTGGGTGGGggacacagcccctggctggaGGGCCAAGATGGAAGAAATCCATGTAGGAGAGATGTGGACAAGCTGGCTGATTCCATCAGGGACTACATCGGATCCCTGGAGCACGGAAGGGAACAGGGTCCCAGTGCTGTCCTTTGCTGAATGCCAACACACCCCAGGGAAACTCAAAAAACGCCCTCCCAGGTTGCAAGCAGCTGCATGATTTTAGGAGTGGTGTTTCCCCCTCCTCCCGACAGGCTGCCCAGATTTTCCAGGAgaagggggcacagggggtgatACAGCTCCAGAACACCAAGCTGCTGGCCATGGGAGGCTTGGGTAACAAGAGCGGGGAATTTTGTGGGGGCATGAGGCAGCAGAAGAGGCAAAGGgatgttttaaaaagaagcCTGGTGGAGATCAGGCTGCTGGCAGGTGGAAGGGGAGGAATAGGGCCGGATCCAGAAGGGATGCTCTGTCTGGCACATGCTGGGACCGCTCACCCGCAAAGGGGGAGAAGACAGAGCTGCACTCCCCCCAgaaaagagggggaggaggagggcggGGAGGGGACGCTGGTGGGGACCACTGCCACCTCCACCTCGCCGGGACAGATCCTGCTAAGCCGAATGGGggtgcacagggctggggagtcGCTGCCTCTCCGTGGTTCCCGCTCAGATATCCATCTCGAACTGAGCTTCATCCCCTGGCAAGAGACAAGGAGAGCAGCGTTAGGGGCGTCATCctccaccccaaatccctcctgtCCCGCCCCGGGGTCCCTTACCCATGGATGGCTTGCCCTCCTGGTGGTTCAAGCTGTTGGTGTCCGCTTTGGGCTCCTCGCCGGGCTCGCCGGGGCTGGTGACGCCGGGGATATTGGGGAGGTGACAAGGCGGGGTCTTGGCCATGGGGGAGTTGCGACGGTCCAGCAGGAACTTGCGGTCGTAGATGATCCGGGTGCCTGGGGGGAGGACGGGAGCAGAGTGGGGGAATCCGGTTCGGCAGCGCGTGTTTGCCGAAGGAGTTTCCCGGCGGGACGGGCCAAGGTTCTCCGCCCGGGGATCGgcggggagggctgggggtgcgCGCCGCCGCTCTGCCCGCTCTTATCTGGGCACAGCAGGCGATAATTCGGCCAAACACCCCGGCCGCAACCGGGTCCCGGCTGCCCGGCGTCGCTCCACGCTGTCCCGAGCAAGCTCACCCTGTCCCGGGGATGCCGGTGGAAGCGGCACCCCGAATCACCACGTGTCCCTCTGCGCTGCTCGGGGACAGGCGTGTCATCGCCCCGCGGCACCGGGCCGGGGCAGGGCCGAGGCACCGAGCCCCGCTGCCCGCGCCCCGCCGGGAGCTCCCCGCCAGCCCGTCCCGGGATCCAGCTGCCGCCCCGCCGGGACCCTCCGCGCTCCCGCTACGTCCCGGAAAAACCACAAACCCATCTCCACGCGTGTGCGCCGAGGAGAGCGGGCGGAAAGCGCTCCGTACCCACGGCATACAGAGGGGACACGGGCGCGGCACGCACGGTCCGCCCGCGACACGCGGCGCTCGGGCTGGCCCGGGCGCGCTCCCCCGGAGGCCCCGGCGGGCGCGGCGCTTTTACCTCCGGGCGTGGTGGAGAAGAGCGTCCCGCCGGGGGTGGTGCAGTAGTCGGCGGGGAGCTGCGCGGCGTCGCTGAGCGTGACGGTGCGGGTGGGGATGGCCCGGCTCTGGCTGGGCTGGCGGCCGCCTGCGGACGACATGGCCCCCGCTCGGCGCCGCGCTTTGTCCCCGCCGAgcgggcgggcggagcgggACCGCCCCTCTCCGGGACCGGCCCTGGAACCtccccgggcccgccccggccccgggacCGCCTCAGGAccgccccgccccgggcccgccccggccccgcccccgccagGGGGCAGGCGTGTTGCCGCGCCACCTTGCTCGCGCCTCCCACGTGGTCTAGCGGTTAGGATTCCTGGTTTTCACCCAGGCGGCCCGGGTTCGACTCCCGGCGTGGGAAGCCTCGTGTTCTGTTTTTTGGGAGGGGGGAAAGAAGGGTGCTGGTGTCCTGATGTCCTGCCCAGGATGCCTTCGGCCAGAGTGTTTTGCCTACACCGAGCTGAATGAAGTCACCGGGAAAAGGAATGCATCCAAATATCCCAAATCAGGAAATGGGTTCTGTCCCCATATCCCATATCTGGAAAGGGGTTGTATGCCTGTATCCCATACCAGGAAATGAGTTGTAGCCCCATATCCTCTCTTAGGAAAGGAGTTGTATCCCCATACCCCAAACCAGGAAAGGGGTTTTAGCCCCATATCCTGTATCGGGAAAGGGGTTCTGTCCCCATATCACATACCAGGAAAGGGGCTGTATCCCAATATCCCATACCAGGGAATAGCATTCACCTCCATATCCCAAACCAGGAAAAGGGCATGGATCCCTATATCCCAAATAAGGAAAGGGGTTGCATCCCCTTATGGCAAACCAGGAAAGGACTTGCATCCCCATATGCCACACAAGGAAAGGACACCCATGCCCATGTCCCAAACCAGGGAAGAGGATTCATCCCCATATCCCAAACCAGGAAAACAGCATATCCAATACCAGGAAGGGGGATGTATCCAAATATCTCAGACCAGGAAAAGGGGTGCTTCCTCATTTCCCAAACCAAGAAAGGAGACGAATCCCCATATCCCATACCAGGAAAGGGGATATATTCCAAGTCAGGGAATAGGATGCACCTATATACCCTAAAAGCACCATCCTGGAAAGCTGGGAATCTCACCCCAAGGGAcatgccagccccagcacagcctccctccctcccctgggaACACTGATCCCATCGGTTATTTTTAGCATCCCTCTCCCGGAGAACAGAGGCTGGTTTCTCCCTCCAGCCTggatcctgcagggcacagcgCATTCCCGGCGGGCCCGGCCGCCCTCCTGCACCGGCGGATGGGCGAGGCGGTGGCCCGGGTGGCCAGGAAGGTGAATGACACGGTGGAGAACAAGGCGGATTCCCTGGGTAAGGCGGGTGGAGGACAAAGCGGATTCCCGGCGCTCCGTCCCGGGGCCGCGAAGGGATCGGGTGGCcggagctgggctctgggttTCACTGCCACAGCCTAAAAAAAGCTGTCGGCGCTCCCTCCCCGCGGCTCTGCAGAAGGGAAAGGCTCCCCCAAAGGGCCCTCAAAGCCAGAGCAGGTTCACATAATCCCGTGGGATGTGTCCCCTCCTTGGGAGCAGCGGCAGGAGCAGATTTTTCCCCGTGTTGCTGTGTCAGATTTGCATTTTCCTGCCGTTTCCCCATTTCCAGCTAATACGCGAGAGCAGGGTGCAGTTCATCAAAGGAGAGAGATGAAAGCCATTCATTTTtattcccactggattccccgCCCTGGGATATAAACCAGAGtatggcaggagctggagctgcgtCTCTCAGGCTCTCCACATCCCCTGAGAGAAACGTGGGAGGCTGGAACTTGCTCCATCAGCTCCTACAGTGgctttggggagggggcaggaagcagagcccatcctggggctgggatACAGGCTTTCCACCCCTGGAGTCtcctgggaggggaaagaggaacAACTGAGGACAAAACGAGGAGGCCACGAGGTGAGAGGCACAACCaaatcttttttcccctccccatcGCTTGCCGTAGGACAGCCAGCCATGACCATGAGAAATCCAACCAGGAGTGCCCAGGgaaatccctgctccatcccccagCAGTGGAATAGgcatccctgggctgctcagctGCCCCCAGGGAATTGTGGAcacagggggagcaggggaCTGAAGTTGTCAGACCCTTGCCtgggtgtcgcagacatcttttcatgaaaaatcctttccttaggatttttcctcctgagaagctgggaggcctcaggaacaaaatgtaaacattgattatctgctgctgtcgaatgcaacaggtggatctgtgattaggccat
This genomic interval from Ammospiza nelsoni isolate bAmmNel1 chromosome 8, bAmmNel1.pri, whole genome shotgun sequence contains the following:
- the EIF4EBP2 gene encoding eukaryotic translation initiation factor 4E-binding protein 2, producing MSSAGGRQPSQSRAIPTRTVTLSDAAQLPADYCTTPGGTLFSTTPGGTRIIYDRKFLLDRRNSPMAKTPPCHLPNIPGVTSPGEPGEEPKADTNSLNHQEGKPSMGDEAQFEMDI